In one window of Pseudoliparis swirei isolate HS2019 ecotype Mariana Trench chromosome 15, NWPU_hadal_v1, whole genome shotgun sequence DNA:
- the slc35e4 gene encoding solute carrier family 35 member E4 isoform X2, with translation MINANGFSKCEATLQERGGRRPPAEMLHLLSAVIVWLVTGTTISSLNKWIFAVYNFRYPLLLSALHMLTAIVVVYGLIKLQVVRRRGVEERELSHSAKCKVFMLSLTFCASIAFGNMGLNCVQLSFAQMIYTTTPLFTLAISTLVLGKRHHILKYTAMMPICLGASFSIMGEVQFDQTGCFFVFAATLLRGVKSIQQSILLQEEKINSVFLLYMMSIPSFCILSVAALALENWSLLESPFHYDRHLWLFILLSCLGSVMYNLAGCFVITLTSAVTLHILGNLSVVGNLLLSQLLFGGELSALSCAGAVLTLSGMLIYQNSEFIVGFVDARRAKAGQSGPVDSDKASASEPTCAQRGTSEKPEDKMD, from the exons ATGATAAACGCCAATGGCTTCTCAAAATGCGAGGCGACTCTGCAAGAGCGAGGCGGAAGGAGGCCGCCCGCGGAGATGCTCCATCTGCTGTCAGCTGTTATTGTTTGGCTGGTGACCGGAACCACCATCTCCAGCCTCAACAAATGGATATTTGCCGTGTACAACTTCCGGTaccctctgctgctgtcagcgcTGCACATGCTGACCGCCATAGTGGTGGTCTATGGGCTGATCAAGCTGCAGGTGGTCCGCCGCAGAGGGGTCGAGGAACGGGAACTGAGCCACAGCGCGAAGTGCAAGGTGTTCATGTTGAGTCTGACATTTTGTGCCAGCATCGCTTTTGGGAACATGGGTCTGAACTGTGTCCAGCTGTCGTTTGCCCAAATGATCTACACAACCACCCCGCTCTTCACCTTGGCCATCTCCACGCTGGTCCTGGGCAAACGACATCACATCCTCAAGTACACAGCCATGATGCCCATCTGCCTGGGAGCCTCCTTCAGCATCATGGGAGAGGTCCAGTTTGATCAGACCGGTTGCTTCTTTGTGTTTGCAGCAACCCTGTTGAGAGGCGTCAAGTCAATTCAGCAGA GCATCTTACTTCAGGAGGAGAAGATCAACTCTGTGTTCCTGCTCTACATGATGTCCATTCCCAGCTTCTGCATCTTGTCCGTGGCAGCTCTGGCCCTGGAgaactggtctctgctggagtcGCCGTTTCATTACGACCGCCACCTATGGCTCTTCATCTTGCTCAGCTGCCTGGGCTCGGTGATGTACAACCTGGCCGGCTGCTTCGTCATCACCCTCACCTCTGCCGTCACGCTGCATATCCTCGGCAATCTGAGCGTGGTGGGGAATCTGCTGCTGTCTCAGCTGCTCTTCGGCGGCGAGTTGTCCGCCCTCAGCTGCGCCGGCGCGGTGCTGACGCTGTCTGGCATGCTCATCTATCAGAATTCCGAGTTCATCGTCGGCTTCGTGGACGCACGCAGGGCCAAAGCTGGGCAGTCTGGACCGGTGGACTCGGACAAAGCGAGTGCATCCGAACCAACGTGTGCTCAACGGGGAACGAGCGAGAAACCGGAAGACAAGATGGACTGA
- the slc35e4 gene encoding solute carrier family 35 member E4 isoform X1, with the protein MCFLSREDDDTNMINANGFSKCEATLQERGGRRPPAEMLHLLSAVIVWLVTGTTISSLNKWIFAVYNFRYPLLLSALHMLTAIVVVYGLIKLQVVRRRGVEERELSHSAKCKVFMLSLTFCASIAFGNMGLNCVQLSFAQMIYTTTPLFTLAISTLVLGKRHHILKYTAMMPICLGASFSIMGEVQFDQTGCFFVFAATLLRGVKSIQQSILLQEEKINSVFLLYMMSIPSFCILSVAALALENWSLLESPFHYDRHLWLFILLSCLGSVMYNLAGCFVITLTSAVTLHILGNLSVVGNLLLSQLLFGGELSALSCAGAVLTLSGMLIYQNSEFIVGFVDARRAKAGQSGPVDSDKASASEPTCAQRGTSEKPEDKMD; encoded by the exons atgtgttttctttccagagaGGACGATGATACGAACATGATAAACGCCAATGGCTTCTCAAAATGCGAGGCGACTCTGCAAGAGCGAGGCGGAAGGAGGCCGCCCGCGGAGATGCTCCATCTGCTGTCAGCTGTTATTGTTTGGCTGGTGACCGGAACCACCATCTCCAGCCTCAACAAATGGATATTTGCCGTGTACAACTTCCGGTaccctctgctgctgtcagcgcTGCACATGCTGACCGCCATAGTGGTGGTCTATGGGCTGATCAAGCTGCAGGTGGTCCGCCGCAGAGGGGTCGAGGAACGGGAACTGAGCCACAGCGCGAAGTGCAAGGTGTTCATGTTGAGTCTGACATTTTGTGCCAGCATCGCTTTTGGGAACATGGGTCTGAACTGTGTCCAGCTGTCGTTTGCCCAAATGATCTACACAACCACCCCGCTCTTCACCTTGGCCATCTCCACGCTGGTCCTGGGCAAACGACATCACATCCTCAAGTACACAGCCATGATGCCCATCTGCCTGGGAGCCTCCTTCAGCATCATGGGAGAGGTCCAGTTTGATCAGACCGGTTGCTTCTTTGTGTTTGCAGCAACCCTGTTGAGAGGCGTCAAGTCAATTCAGCAGA GCATCTTACTTCAGGAGGAGAAGATCAACTCTGTGTTCCTGCTCTACATGATGTCCATTCCCAGCTTCTGCATCTTGTCCGTGGCAGCTCTGGCCCTGGAgaactggtctctgctggagtcGCCGTTTCATTACGACCGCCACCTATGGCTCTTCATCTTGCTCAGCTGCCTGGGCTCGGTGATGTACAACCTGGCCGGCTGCTTCGTCATCACCCTCACCTCTGCCGTCACGCTGCATATCCTCGGCAATCTGAGCGTGGTGGGGAATCTGCTGCTGTCTCAGCTGCTCTTCGGCGGCGAGTTGTCCGCCCTCAGCTGCGCCGGCGCGGTGCTGACGCTGTCTGGCATGCTCATCTATCAGAATTCCGAGTTCATCGTCGGCTTCGTGGACGCACGCAGGGCCAAAGCTGGGCAGTCTGGACCGGTGGACTCGGACAAAGCGAGTGCATCCGAACCAACGTGTGCTCAACGGGGAACGAGCGAGAAACCGGAAGACAAGATGGACTGA
- the smtna gene encoding smoothelin: MESQTDVASVTSGDLSAIEDEEVINKMLDNATDFEERRILRAALRELLKKKRNKREQDRGARQQDLRQQGLSKGGKTGGAVNVGRASMTQQPPANRPSGQPSPSAASEASPAAASAQKCPPAAAPNVKNVKQMLLDWCRAKTEPYEGVDIRNFSSSWKDGIAFCALVHRFFPDAFEYSTLNPNKPKENFQLAFDTAERLAGCPPLLEADDLVRMKEPDWKCVFTYIQEFYRCLVEKGLVKTKKRP; this comes from the exons ATGGAGTCACAAACTGATGTTGCTTCAGTGACCAGCGGCGACCTGTCTGCCATTGAGGATGAAGAGGTTATCAACAAGATG TTGGATAATGCAACAGATTTTGAAGAGAGGCGAATTCTCCGAGCTGCATTAAGGGAGCTGCTCAAGAAAAAGAGAA ATAAACGGGAGCAGGATCGAGGGGCGAGGCAGCAGGACCTGAGACAGCAGGGCCTGAGCAAAGGAGGGAAAACAGGCGGGGCCGTGAACGTCGGCAGAGCATCCATGACCCAGCAGCCGCCCGCAAACA GGCCTTCAGGTCAGCcctctccatcagcagccag CGAGGCCAGTCCCGCTGCAGCCTCAGCTCAGAAAtgtcctcctgctgcagcaCCCAACGTAAAAAATGTCAAACAGATGCTTCTGGACTGGTGCAGAGCCAAAACCGAGCCATATGAG GGGGTGGACATCCGTAACTTCTCCTCAAGTTGGAAAGACGGTATAGCCTTCTGCGCCTTGGTGCACCGCTTCTTCCCCGATGCGTTTGAGTACTCAACCCTCAACCCCAACAAGCCCAAGGAAAACTTCCAGCTGGCTTTCGACACTGCAGA gaggCTGGCTGGCTGCCCCCCTCTGCTGGAAGCTGATGACTTGGTCCGGATGAAGGAGCCTGACTGGAAGTGTGTGTTCACGTACATCCAGGAGTTCTACCGCTGTCTGGTGGAGAAAGGCCTGGTCAAAACCAAAAAGCGACCCTAG